A segment of the Corylus avellana chromosome ca2, CavTom2PMs-1.0 genome:
AAAATTGACAGAGGagtcaattgcatcaaattgaaagttcaagaggtcaaattgagagtttttaaaatttaaagagtaTTTTCTAAACGCGTGGTAGTTCAGGATCTTAAGTGAAATTATTCCTAGATTATACATAGAATAATGGTACTCATCAGTCATCACACATATTTTAACGAGAAAAATATTCACACCCCATCAATTATCACATCGTTGTCAACGCCCTTAATGtcagtaaaaagacaaaaataacactacaatcttttttaataagacaaaaatatctctataaatgaaaataaaataaaataaaaattatttatctaatttattAGATCAATATGAAAGTTTACTAAACATCATTTATCTAGTTTAAAAACCACCTGCTTTGCCCGGgtaatgagaaaaaataaagctaTTATACCTTTAATGAGTTGGTGGATAGAAGCAGACCTACTCCTCGCTCCTGGTGGGAAGTTTTAGTATGACAAAAAAGTAAGGGCTTGTTTGCTAACTTTTTTCCAAGTCTTTCAACTTGGTAAATCGTATGACAAAGACAAATGAAACCGGCGAAGGATCCAAAATATTTCATACATCATTCATGCtcagaaagaaataaatttttttttttaaaaaaaaaaaaagtcgtacattaatcacataattttttaattctaatttttaatatattcattCACACTCATGGGTCAACAAAGGCATCCCCTTCCCaaaatatgggaaaaaaaaaacaaaatacaccGTCCCCAAAAAGTTTGTAATAAGAACCGTTAGAATAGATTTCGACACGGTGTGAATTGCATGTTGTTGGAGACCTTCTAAATCAGCAATACGTTATTCGTGTTTTCACAATTGTTACAAAGTAATAAAAGCGTCAAAAGATCCGCCGGCTCCCTAAATCACGTACAAAACTCAACAATTGAATTTACTTGAGTCTGAGAGTGTATTTCAGTATTTTTGAGTATGATAGTCTGAGATTTATACTTGGTGTACgggcctatttataggttgAGATAGACTTGAACTGAATCTTCTTCTTTGAATTGATCTAGGAGTCCTGAGAGCTAGAATTAAACTTGGGCTCTTATTCCAATTTAGACTTTGAGTAGGACTTTGGACCTAAATTCTTTCAATAGAACCCTACTTCAGGCTACTTGAATTGTATCTCTtcactttaattaataactATGTGGGCCTGTTATTAGCCTTGAGGCCCAAGATCTGATAAGCTTACTGTACAAAATTATTCCCcacaataaacaaattttaaagaataaatttCCAGTTGTTTTTCTTGAAGGTGCCTGCAGGATGTAAAAACATTCTTATTGAGctatttaaatttgatttttcttcaacattttgagaaaattcaTAAAAACGCCAGTttaacaaattattttattttattttaaatttaactttggtcAATAagactttagttaaatattatttttttaagtttatatatTCATTATCTTCTCTTTCATTTACCAAAAgcaaataactaattaaaaataataatatttaattaaagtatataaaGATACATATAGTTTTgatatttgattcatttttaaaatgactttttaaatttttttaaaaacagtgagattttctcttcaaatttaatttttattttaaaagctcaataaaaatattatcaatgtGAGAAGACAAGATGCTAGATACAAAGTGAAATGTTTGAGAGCATAACTTGTatggtctaaaaaaaaaagaattggctGTCTTGGAGCACATGTGGAAGTGATTCAAGCTCCCCCTCCTTTACCCACTTTTGGTCCTTTTTCTTATCTACTTTCCACAATTTTGTGTTACCTAAATTTTAAGGATTTCTTTATTATTGGGACATAAGAGAAAGTCAAATTTGTGAGGAGAGACAATTATAAGGACTTTTTTTAGGTGTCCTCTTAATTCTAAccggatattattttataaaaatcaagtaagagaaataagagctaacttttttttctttttttttagaaaataatattcacctaggACCAGGAGAACACCATGAAAGCACCTAAAATTTCTCGTGAGAGACATAAGGgtcactttcttttttactttttttataaaatagtatCTACATAGAATTAAAAGAATATCGGGAGAACACCTAACACCTCTGAAATTTTCAACAAAATGGAGAGTCAGTTGGAGAgtaaaaaatatgcattttgaCTTTCCAAACTaaaattttatctaaaataggaaaCCAAATGTGAATGCTCTGATATTAATTCATATGGACAGATATTagttataatacaaaattaatacaTAAAGAATATTGTTTGGAATTCTTTATTTCCTGTAATGTTTAACATTTATATGTAGTGGCATTGTTAGGTGTATGCAATCGCCATCAGTTCTATAAGATAAATATTGTTTATGTGTATTGGGCCATCTTAATTGTATGACAGATCCATTGTATTTATAATAAAGTTGTAACTTATCAGTTTACAAGATAACTACAAATAAATGTCAAATATACAACTAACGCTACGATAAATTTAGTCCTCGAAGGGTAATTCAGTCAGCAATGGATCTCACTTCATGAAGTTTAAGTTACTAGtttgactctctctctcgcctattTCTTTCTCCTTGTGTcattgtgcggacatgtcaagtCTTCTTTAACCGCTTGTAATCCAATAAGTTCAAACTGAAAATAGcacatacttttttatttaaaaaaaatgtggaaaatAAGATGGTCTTTAGAGCTCATTTgggtttacaattttaaaaagtacgatttaaaaacataattttttttttaaaatacaattaaatgtTTGGCAATACAGtagtttggcctttaaaattatagtttagcctttaaaaagttgtgcatttttaaaaaagtacctACTTacctgtgatttgaaaacagTTTTCTATTGACATTGttcttaaaatcacaattagatttgtgattgatcatcattgaattttgatcaaatgataattttaaaagagacctcatttttaaaaaaatataagataaacttttaaaattactcgtCAAACACACCAACAGTAAgctatcaataaaaaaaataaaataaaaaataaaaaataaatggtcaaTTATGTTTTACACTCTTGTGCTGGTTCCAATTCTGTTGAAATCTCTTtgcttttttcaatttttctatgAAAGCCTACCGAGACATGGGATaattcaaatagattttttctGTCCCACTTTCTatccatttattttctattagaTTTCCGCCATCCAATATTTAGACAATATTCTACATAAGCAtcggaagaaaagaaagaggaacaCATACGatcaacaaaatatattttcaaaataaaaaaataaagagaattacGAATAATGGAATCCTAGTGATTTGTTTGGTAaagcctttctttttctttgttactATTTATGcacaattttctaaaaaaaatcaacatcaaaatatttgaaccttttttttttcttcaatttttattactattcaaataaaaaaaattactacaaaacaaatttttttttacattttcataccactttttcatttttttatagcaaatattcttactttttttttttttggcataaatttacatcaactacagtatTTAAGGGGAAaaagctttgccaaacaaaacaTATTTGATTGAGAGAATGATACAGAAAACcctataaatattaaaaaaacaaaatggactGAAGATATGAGAAAACTCAGACTcttgctttttttcttgttttttggcACAATggttgacatgtctacacaagggaaAGAGAatggaggattcgaactagtgacctccgctttatgaaacgtagttcacagccgattgagctatcttttggatcatttttttatttttctcttgaacaaaaaatatatatatatataaaatgggttaaaaaaaaaatgcttttgtACCTTTGTTAAAAACTAAGATATTAGCTACACAAACGATACCAAAAGAAGCACGAGAACGAGCATGAAGTTTGAAAGGTCTCTCAACCTTACTCGAACCCCTTCTAAGTGGCTGCAACATCCACTAAAAGAGGGCTGTCAAATGAGAGGTATTGAGTTTCCATCTACATtcaaataagaggaaaaaaagagcTCTAGTTACATTAAATTTCCAAAGCAAGATTAAACCAAAGTGGCACTAGAAGATTTCAAcccatacaaaaaaaaacaagaaagctaaaacaaaacccaaagagcaaaaactaaaaagcaTATATTCACATATGAAAGAGTTCACGTATACAGAAATATTGGGGCTGGGTAGATTACTCTGTTTAGGGACAGTACTGGGGTCATAAAAATGGTGAAAAAGAGAGGCGATGGGATGCCtgagaagcaaaaaaatctaaatgtcTTTCTCATGAAAAAGGCAAATGGAAGTGAAATTGTTTCATGATTTGTTCTCAACTTCTCTTTTAAATTGGAGAAATGAAATGCTACTGAAGACACCCGATTTCATCTCCATTATATATTAAGTTGATGTGACAGTATTCactaacttttaatttttttaataaaaattaatctaaTTATCACATCAACcgaataaaatgaaataaaagataaaatgagagcatagtatataacattactctttaaatTAATATCTATCTTAAACTATGTGATTTTTTAcgtatattttaatatatatgtgtttAGAGCATATGATggacattttaaaaattagatgtgagaatcacatgaaGTATAAGAATTACAggctttaaaaatatttattaatttgatagatgatattaaagaaattttcttcaatttaatttgggGAAAAATTTTTCTATATGgtaaaaacttatttttaacCACATAATTATGATTTCtatatagtttttaattttcttgggCAATTGTAGCTCAAATGGAATATAAGTCATGTGCTCAATCTATCAATGTTACATTTTTCTAGAAAACAGAAGTTTAAGCTGGGTCGGGCCGCTCAAACCAGGACCCGATCCAATAGGGGGAGGCATACCAATTAAGCCGCTTTATAAAGGCATCGAATCCAGCAAATATTGGTCCCGGTGGACCCCGGTAGGGACAACTGACTGACCAAACGAAAACCTAGGCCTCTGTACCATGATGCCATTTCCTTCCATCTTAGTTCTTACATTACTGTAAATTACCAAAATGGGGTTTTCTGTCCCTGACCCGAAATCCGGGCTTTCTTTGCCTTAGCATGTTTCCGTAACAGTGCCTCTGAGGTTTGTTTGtcggttttgttttttgtctgtTTGTTTCAATTATCTGTAAAGTTCCGCAAGTTGTTGTAAATGTTTGATGTTCACTTTCTGTAGGGTGGTTGGTAATGTTTTGGAGAGGGATTTgttagaaaaatagaaaaagaactgaaaattttgttgtatttggcGGTTTAGTTAGTTGCTTTTTGGTGGGTATCATCAAGTTCCTGGATTTATTGGTCCAAATTGACAATTCAAGTCGAGTTTTGGGTTTACTCTGGATCTGGGTTCTGGTTATGGTACTGTTTTAGAtaaattatgtttgtttctcaCATTTTGGGGGTATAGAATTTGTGGTGACGGTTGGTCAATGTTACCAAAGTATGGTTTTTTAGCTTTTGGGGCTTCTGTATTCCCTTTTTTTGGTGagaaattttggaatttaatggCTTAGTATTATGTATATATCATTTTGGGAGTGATTTTGGTTGATTTCGATATTTTACAGCAAGAATTTAAGTGTCATTTTCTTCAATGTAGAGatcttggcttttttttttttttttgataagtaagagaTCTTGGCTTTTGCTTCTGCATATAtgattattagtttttaataacTTCTTATATTTGGTGAGAAATGTGGGTTACTTTGGAGGGAGTGGGGATATTTTGATACAACTTTTCTGTTGTTTGAGGTGTAGAGAGTTGAGGACTAAAGAGGTATCAAATGTCGATTAAGAGCATTATTCAGGATATGAGGGGAGAGTTTGGGAGCATTTCCAGAAAAGGGTTTGAGGTGAAGTTTGGGTATGGGATGAGATCCAGGTCCCTCCGGGTAGTCCAGGATAGCTCGGTGGTGGCAATTGATGCTTTTAAGCAGAGCTGTTGGGCTAACTTACCGCCAGAGCTTTTGAGGGATGTGTTAATGAGGATAGAGGCCTCTGAAGATACCTGGCCTCCCCGGAAAAATGTGGTTGCTTGTGCTGGTGTTTGCAGGAGCTGGAGAGATATCATGAAAGAAATTGTGAGATCCCCAGAAATTTCAGGCAAGTTGACATTTCCAATCTCCTTGAAGCAGGTATGAAATCGATATCAGTTGCTGTTTTCagattcaactttttttttttttttttgtttctgttgtaTGTTTCCTATAATTTGTTTCTCCCATCATTATATAGCCATAGGTGTATGTTGGCATGTTTACCATCATCGTTTTTTCTTGTCGATTTTAAAAGATTCAGCAACCAGAAATGAAAATTTCACATGTGTACATTCCTAGCTATTAATGGCAGCAAGTGgattttaatttgaatagttTTCCTTCGAATTTGTTTCATGGTGGATATTGGAACTGGTTCACAAACAATGACACGATTAGTTGATTTGTTAGCAAACATGCTGCCTCAAAACCTTTCAGAATTTTATGAGTCAGGTGGTTGTCTATTTTAATCTAGCCAACCAAGGTTGGAACCAGTATCACGATTCACCATAAATGCTTTTGCCTTAGCAATTTGATCCACAGGTTGCATGATGCCACCTGTCAATGgttttattttagaatataaGCTCTTGCAGTCCAAGACAATCTTTCTTGCCTGAGTTTACGAATTTCCTgcctaaagaaagaaaaaaagaaaaaggaaaatcttGTATAGCTATTGGTGTGATATTGGGGGAAGATTTAGGAGTGATGAAAAACCAGACTTGGGCTCTCACTCTGTTATTTTAGGTATAGTTTTGGATATTCGTGGATAATATGGTAGTTATTGAATCAGAGAAGTTTGGTGTGCATATGTTTTCTAAGTTTGATATCTAGGAGATTAGGCAATTTATAGATACTTGTCCTTCCTCGGTTTAACTATACAATCAATTAGAATCCTCTACATTCATGCATTCTGGTGTAGTGTTGTCTGGAAATTTGTTATTTAAAAGAATAGCATTCTTTAGAATGCGAGCCCTCCATTACCTCTCAGTTCCAGAgaaaaggggaaagaaaaagaaagtgttaGTCCATCAAGACAAAGCCACAGGTGCAGAGCATGGTTTTAGGAATGAAGCAGAACTTCCATCATTTCATTAGTATGATCTTGAATGTtattgatctttattttctttttcttttgtgatgATAGTAAACTTGGTATCATGATGATTTATGGACAAATATATTACTTTACTTGCAAAGGTCATGCCTTCTTTTCTCTGATCATTAACATTACATGGATTTGAAGTACTGAatgtatttattaaaaaaaagtgctGAATGTAAAGCcttggacttaaaaaaaaaaaaaggaaaatggaaaagaaagtaAAGTAGTCAGGGACTGGCTTTACTAGTAGTAGTGTTGGACATTTTAGGATTGACTTTCTGTTGTCCCTCTAAATGGTGTAGTTTCTATTAGGAGATTGATATCTTGGGGAGTCTTTTAGTACCTATAATATAGCATGTTTAGACAccactcaacccaaaagcttaagcctataAGTTTGGGTTCAACCATGATCCTATATTAATTACTCACACTTATGACATTCTTCCAATATAAGACTCAAACGGTCAAACCTTTCTACGCTCATTATGTGTATGCTCAATAATCTCCTCCTCAAGTGTGAGTCCATCGCTTCATTGCTACACTCCCCCTCAACACCACTTAGTAGGGAGATTGATACATTGGGAGTCTTTTAGTGAGCTCATGATATAGCATGTTGAGACACCACTcaatccaaaagcttaagttgatggGTCGGCCCAACTATGCTTTATTAATCACTCACACTTATGACATCTTTCCAATGTGAGACTCAAACCTTTCAACACTCACGCATGTATACTCAATAGTTTCTAAAGACTATCAATTTCCTATAGATAGTTGttattcttgaaattttaaattttgttctaAGTGCTTCATGATGTGCATTATTAGAAACTACTGGAGGCCATCTCTCCTCCTCTGGAAAACCCCTACTGAGATATTCCTTTTTAGTCGGGTTATAATCTTTAAGGCATTTGCCTTTTGTCATGGAGTTAATATtcaaaataatttgttatcCTTTTGCAGCCTGGCCCAAGGGACTCCCTCTTTCAGTGTCACATCAAACGGAATCGTAGCAGCCAAACATATTATCTTTATCTTGGCTTAAATCAAGGTCAGTAACCAAACATTTTTTCTCTGCAGTCTATTGTATATTTGATTTACTTTGTAACGTTAGTTTGATTAGTAGAGAGTTAGGGTTCCTACTACAGAAGGAACGGTTCAGCTTTTCTTTGGTTTACTCTTTGAGCTGTTGAAATTGAACTcctgcatttttctctcttggCAGTTTCAACTGATGACGGCAAGTTCCTTCTTGCTGCGCGGAAGTGCAGACGCCCTACTTGCACAGATTACATTATCTCTTTAAATTCTGATGATGTGTCAAAAGGGAGTAGCACCTATGTGGGAAAGCTGAGGTATGTTGAGCTGGCATGTGATATTACTGGTTCTTAATTATCTTGTCGGCATAAGCAGAGAATCTCACTTTCTGTGATGGCAGATCAAACTTTCTTGGAACAAAATTCACAATCTATGACGCCCAACCTCCACATTCTGGAGCAAAAGTCACCAAATGTCGTTCTACAAGGATGGTTAATTTGAGACAAGTGTCCCCCAAATTCCCCGCTGGCAACTATCCCATTGCCCATATTTCATATGAATTGAATGTGTTGGGCTCCAGGTATGATAGATATTCTAAACTACTTCCTTATCTtcaaagaaatatgaaaaataatgtGGAACTGGCATGATGAAAACAGTAGTTTGATTCATTTCTGCCGTGCTTAGTTATTAACACTATTTTTGCTATGTGAAACTGAAATTTTCATATTATGTAAACCAGGGGTCCTAGGAGAATGCAGTGTGTTATGGATGCCATTCCCGCCTCTGCTGTCGAGCCAGGAGGCGTGGCTCCAACTCAGACTGAATTCCCTCTCAGCAGCGTGGATAGTTTTCCATCCCTTTCTTTCTTCAGATCAAAATCAATCCACAGGGAGAGTTTCCAATCTGGACATTTTTCTGGTCATAGTGAGGGAAGGCTGGTTTTAAGGAACAAGGCTCCTAGGTGGCATGAACAACTCCAGTGCTGGTGTCTGAACTTCAATGGACGTGTGACAGTTGCTTCAGTTAAGAATTTCCAGCTGGTTGCTTCTACCGAGAATGGAGCTTCTGGGCAAGAGCATGAGAATGTCATTCTCCAGTTTGGAAAAGTGGGAAAGGATGTATTCACCATGGATTATCAGTATCCAATCTCAGCTTTCCAGGCATTTGCCATATGCCTCAGCAGCTTCGACACTAAGATCGCTTGTGAATGACTGAATAGCAGGTTCAGATCTAGTCTCATTACTTGGTTAATTGCTATGTGAGTagaagcaaataaaataattgtgcgGTACAAATATAGAATTCTTTTTCCGAATGTGCCTTTTGCTTTGTCTAAATGTgcaaagtaattttaaaattatatatatatatatatatatatatatatatatatatatatatatgtattgtgCTTAAACATTTTATATTGTAATGAAGTGACCTGCCACTACTCAACTAATTGTCAATGTTGCAGTTAGCTATGAATCTCTTATGATTACTTTAAATGTCTTCAACTAAGtcttttaaaatatgaataaactTTTATTTGGGTTGATTTTAGTTCCCACACAAAATAACAGCTCACATCATGTTCTCTTTGAAACCCTTTGTGCTTCTGATCTGGATTTTACTAAGCCTccattattttgaatttgaagcAGTTGAAGTCCTGAATTTTACCTAATATGTATTGGCAGATGCAATAGAAGTTGATTGGAAGACTAGGGTTGCAGCATGGACCTCCAACAGCTTGTGCTTTCCTCAAGCTGCCATCTAGGCAGATAGGCTTTTTAATAGTCTCTCTGTACATACAAATTGTTGATGTTACAAGCAAAACATGCTTATGCTGATTGTCTTCTTGCtaacatagtttttttttttccttctttctcttgGGTTTTTTTAGTGCTTGTCTAGTCTATTTTGAGTGTGAGAAATTGGACAGACTACAGAGTTGGGACTAGTTTGTGAGTTTCTTAGTAGTGTTGTGTTCTGGCGGcctgtgttttttcttttcttttcttttttataaatgcTGTTGGGTTCTgctttttgtttaatttgcaTATGCCTTACCATCCTTAATACATATGTTTCTTGAACTATTGTGTCTTATCTCCAAGTGGCAAATTCTTTATTCTATAGTAAGTGCATCTCCAACAGATCTTCTaaaaccccaatttttttaaacttcagcTAATGAGTTTTCAAAACTCCACTccatattatctttggatttttaaactaaaatattGCTACAATGCCTCTTCATTTGTAAAGGGGCATCGTATTTCTTAGAACAGGTGAAATTCGAAAAATAAtaacgcaaaaaaaaaaaaaaaaaaaaaagaaaagaaagaaattacaAGCATAGAAATTTACATGGTTCACCACTAAGGGTTATGTTAGTGatgttttactattttttagaaaaataatacatGAGGCGTCAATAATGCATTCATGTAAAACCCTACAATCAGAAGTGACAATAAATACAACCTTCAACTGGGTCAAAACACTAGAATGGGCCCAAAATAAACTTCAATGTCGAGCGAGGTCGGGTGTAAACCGGATCTGATACAAACCGGGCTCTACATAACCTAAAATGTAGCTTATCCATCCATTTTTTTAActgtttctctctcatctctatGTGGCTTCTTCATCCATTCATTCTTTTGATCAATGATCCCACTAGCTCTAGATGGAGATTGCTTGGCAGAGTTTTCACTTGTTTTCCTGTAACCCCAACTTCAATTCAATTCCAACTCGTTCTCCAGAATgactaaaaaatcaaaagaggatTCCTTCCCGTTATTTTGAGAAGATGAGGAATTAATCTCATCAGTTGTTTTGGCCTCACAAGAAACCAATGAAAGATTGCCCTTTTCACCATTGTTGCCTTCTTGGTTTTTACTCATCAGCTTCGTCGTTGTACCAAGTTGTGAGTTTTCTGCCATCATGGTATCTTAGTTTTGGGATTGCAGAATAAACCCAACTCTCCCTTACTGATCGACCAGAATCGACCAGAAGGCAAAATGCATGAATTTGATTTGCAGGACAATGGAGGACCTTCCACGAGAAAAAACGACAACCCCCACGACGGCTAACGTGAGCTTCCAACGGTCCTCATGGCCCAC
Coding sequences within it:
- the LOC132168793 gene encoding tubby-like F-box protein 3, producing the protein MSIKSIIQDMRGEFGSISRKGFEVKFGYGMRSRSLRVVQDSSVVAIDAFKQSCWANLPPELLRDVLMRIEASEDTWPPRKNVVACAGVCRSWRDIMKEIVRSPEISGKLTFPISLKQPGPRDSLFQCHIKRNRSSQTYYLYLGLNQVSTDDGKFLLAARKCRRPTCTDYIISLNSDDVSKGSSTYVGKLRSNFLGTKFTIYDAQPPHSGAKVTKCRSTRMVNLRQVSPKFPAGNYPIAHISYELNVLGSRGPRRMQCVMDAIPASAVEPGGVAPTQTEFPLSSVDSFPSLSFFRSKSIHRESFQSGHFSGHSEGRLVLRNKAPRWHEQLQCWCLNFNGRVTVASVKNFQLVASTENGASGQEHENVILQFGKVGKDVFTMDYQYPISAFQAFAICLSSFDTKIACE